From a region of the Alosa sapidissima isolate fAloSap1 chromosome 9, fAloSap1.pri, whole genome shotgun sequence genome:
- the LOC121717994 gene encoding cadherin EGF LAG seven-pass G-type receptor fmi-1-like: MEAAEKDAQVSSLSCRAKKKLPVVVSVADVNEPPVIDAVAYSRVISNEMPPGYPVVKVEATDPDVGETLRYSLVEPRSMFAVEPSSGQVYVVSVAGQSGIVSLQVKVEDQHGLYDTTRVEVTIEDVSNSVTISLNQPHDVVMDKVMEMKEALQKALGLDVEIISVTEGSDGETLVVLIAKETSGNILPAEDLKNAFINEKEKVQTELAVVFGPDVDFEIFEKDSDTTMTIILATVIPVIGIATIVAAVLTIRRQRGRKAERRNSENSLDIRGNF; this comes from the exons ATGGAAGCAGCTGAAAAAGATGCACAGGTTTCCAGCCTGAGTTGcagggcgaaaaagaaattGCCG GTGGTGGTTAGTGTGGCAGATGTGAATGAGCCTCCAGTGATTGATGCTGTAGCGTACTCACGTGTAATCTCCAATGAGATGCCACCTGGATATCCTGTTGTGAAAGTCGAG GCCACAGATCCTGATGTGGGGGAGACACTGAGGTACTCTCTGGTGGAGCCCAGGTCCATGTTTGCTGTGGAGCCCTCTAGTGGTCAGGTGTATGTAGTGTCAGTAGCTGGTCAGAGTGGGATTGTGAGCCTGCAGGTGAAGGTAGAAGACCAGCATGGACTCTACGACACAACAAGAGTAGAA GTGACTATCGAAGATGTCAGCAACTCTGTGACTATCTCATTGAACCAGCCACATGATGTGGTGATGGACAAAGTTATGGAGATGAAAGA GGCACTCCAGAAAGCACTCGGATTGGATGTGGAGATCATTAGTGTGACTGAAGGCAGTGATGGAGAGACACTTGTCGTGCTAATCGCCAAGGAAACCAGTGGAAACATACTTCCAGCTGAGGACCTCAAAAA tGCATTTATTAATGAAAAGGAGAAAGTTCAGACAGAGCTTGCAGTGGTCTTTGGGCCTGACGTGGACTTTGAAATTTTTGAAAAGGATTCTGACACAACCATGACTATTATCCTTGCAACAGTGATACCTGTGATTGGCATCGCTACAATAGTAGCAGCAGTTTT GACAATAAGAAGACAGAGGGGACGTAAAGCTGAACGAAG